Genomic window ([Empedobacter] haloabium):
AGGATCTGCATCACCAGCGGCATCTTCGTCATGACGAAGGTGGGCAGCAGGCGCTGGTAGTCGTTCTTGGCGATGTCCATGGCCTGGTCGCCCATGACGACCACGGCGGCCGCCACGATGAACATCGGCACGAAGCCGAACAGGATGTAGCTGGCGCCGCCGATCACGGCGCCGCTGCGGGCCGTGGGCGCATCCTTGGCCGACATCACGCGCTGGAACACGTCCTGCTGCGGGATACTGTCGAACATCATCGTGATCGCCGCGGCGAAGAAGAAGATGATGTCGGTAAAGGTGGGTTCGGGCAGCACGCGCCACAGGTCGGCCTGCTGCGCCATCGCCAGCACCTTGTCGGCGCCGCCGGCCAGGTCGGCCGCGAAGAAGGCGATGATCGTCATGCCGACCACCAGCACGATCATCTGGATGAAGTCCGTGATCGCGACGGCCAGGAAGCCGCCGACGACGACGTAGATCAGCACCGCCAGCGTGCCGATGACCATGCCGGTGGCGGGCGCCATCGCGCCGCCGGTCAGCACGGAAAACACCAGGCCCAGCGCCGTGATCTGCGCCGCGACCCAGCCCAGGTAGCTGAGGATGATCGTCACGGAGCAGAACACCTCGATGCCCTTGCCGTAGCGCTGGCGGTAATAGTCGCCGATCGTCAGCAGGTTGAGTTTATACAGTTTGGCGGCGAAGAACAGGCCGACCAGGATCAGGCAGGTTCCGGCGCCGAACGGGTCCTCGATGACGGCATTCAGGCCGCCCTGGACGAACTTGGCCGGCACGCCCATCACGGTCTCGGCACCGAACCAGGTGGCAAACGTGGTCGTGATGACCATGATCAAAGGCAGGCTGCGCCCGGCGACGGCGAAGTCGGCGGTGTTCTTGATGCGGCGCCCCGCCCACATGCCAAGCGCCAGCGTGCCCAGCAGGTAGAGCACGACGAAAATAATCAGGGTGGTGTTCATGCAGGTGTGGGCTTAAGAGTGGTGGAAAAAGCGGCCGGAAAATCCGCGATTATAAAGGCAGAAGCTGGTGGTTACATCAACTTTGCTAGTGTCCACCATCGAGTGTTGTAAGGATGAATGCGCGGCGCCGGGCCTCAGGCGCGCAGCGCAAGGCGCCGGCCCTCGCGCGCCGACTGGTAGATCGCCTCGATGATGCGCAGGTCGCGCAGACCTTCCTCGCCGGGAACGATGGGCGCGCGGTTGGTGAGCACGCACTGCGCCAGATGGTCCAGCTGGCCGGCCCATTGTGTCGCCGCCGGTCCCGGTGCCGGCGCAATCTCGCGCTCGCGTCCCGCGCCCACCCACAGGTGGTTGCCGGCATAAGCGGTGCCGGGTTCCAGCTCGATACGACCCTTGTCGCCCATCAGCAGGATGTGGTTCTGGTTGGCGCTGTACATCGACATGCAGGAGGCCAGCACGCCGGACGGGAATTCCAGGTCGAAGGCGATCATGTCCTCCACCTCGCGAAAGCGCGGGTCGTTGCGGTCGGTGCGCTCGGTGGCGTGGACGGCGATGGGTTCCTCGCCCGTCATGTAACGTGCCGCCTGCAGCGCGTAGATGCCCATGTCCATCAGCGAGCCGCCGCCGGACATCGCTTTTTTCAAGCGCCAGCCATTCGTGTCGCGCTGCACGAAGCCGTGCTCGGAGCGGAAATAGCGCAGCTTGCCGATCTCGCCGGCGCGGGCGCGCCGGATCGCTTCCAGGTTGGTGGGTTCGAAGTGGCAGCGGTAGCCGATCATCAGCTTGCGGCCGGCCTGCGCGCAGGCGGCGATCATCGCCTCGCACTCGGCCGACGACAGCGCCATCGGCTTTTCGCACAGCACGTGCTTGCCGGCCTGGGCGGCGCGGATCGTGTATTCGGCGTGCATCGAGACGGGCAGGCAGACGTAGACGATGTCGATGTCCGGGTTGTCGCGGATGCTGTCGTAGTTCTGGTAGTTGTACAGGTTGCGCTCGGGGACGCCGTACTCGGCCGCCACCCGGCGTGCCTTGGCCGCGTCGCCGCTGACGAGCGCGACGAGCCGGCTGTCGCGGCAATGCTTAAATTGGGGAATGATGACGCCCAGGCCGTAGGCGCCGAGTCCCACGATGGCATAGCCGAGCTTGCGTTGCGGCGCCGCCCAAGCGGCGGGCCCGAGGGTAGCGGCGGCCAGAACGCCGCCGCCGGCCAGAATCACACCACGTCGATCGAGGTCGATCATCCCAGCTCCTGACATCCGAAGGTTGTCGTACGAGTGGGGGATTTTAGTATAAATACAAGCCGCGCAGTGCGGCAAAGAGGCGAAGACGGCCGAGCTCGTGTCTCAGTTCGGGGTCAGGCACCGCGATGGGACACGAGCTCGGCATTACGTCGGCCGAGCCCGTGTCTCGTTTTGGGGTCAGGCACCACAGTGGGACTCGGACTCGGCCTTGGCCTCGGCGCTGGGGCTTACTCCTTCAGCCCGGCGGCCAAGGTCGCCACCTTGCCGGCGTCGGCGCCGACTGCCTTGACCAGGCGCTTGCCATAGTCGGCGTCCGCTTTCCAGAAGTAGGACAGCATCGTGTACAGGCTGTCCTGGTTCTTCACGCGCTTCAGGTCGCCCGACAGGTTGACGATCAGGTCGTCACGCTCCTGCGCCGGCAGGGAGCGGTAGAACTCGCCCGCCTGCTGGAAGTTGAGCGTCTTGGCGATGCGCTGCTGCTGCGTGGTGCCGGCCAGCGGCAGGTTGCTGGCGCGCGCGGCCGGGTCTTCCTTGACTTGCGCCAGGCGGCTGGGCTCGTAGTTGACGCTGCCCTTGCGGCCGGAGATGTTGGCGGCGCCGTCGATGTGGTTGTTGACGACGGGGACCAGCGGCCGGTTGATCGGCAGCGACTGGAAGTTCGCGCCCAGGCGATGGTGCTGCGTGTCGATATACGAGAACAGGCGGCCCTGCAGCATGCGGTCTTCCGATGCCTCGATTCCCGGCACCAGGTTACCCGGTGCCATCGCCACCTGTTCGGTCGATTCGAAGAAGTTGTCCGGCACCTTGTTCAGCACCAGCGTGCCGACCTTGCGCTCGGGGACGCCGGTCCAGACCTTGGTCGCGTCCAGCGGGTCGAAGGCGAACTTGTCCAGGTCCTGCGGCCGGATGATCTGCACCGTCAGGTCCCAGACCGGGAACTTGCCGGCCTTGATCGCGTCATACAGGTCGACAGTGGCGTGGCTGGTGCTCTTGCCCTGCACGACGGGGATGTCCTGCGGGCGCAGGTTGCGCTCGCCCTGGCGCGACTTCCACGTGAACTTGCCGTACACGTATTCGCCCTTGGCGTTGACCAGTTTCAGCGCGTGCACGCTGCTGCCGTTCATCTCACGGTAGCTGGCCGGCGTGCCCAGGTTCGAGTAGACGCGCGTCAGCATGTGCGTCGCCTCCGGGATATGCGAGAAGAAGTCGAACACCCGTTCCGGCTCCTGCACGTTGGTGACGGGATCGGGTTTGAGCGCGTGGATCATGTCCGGGAATTTCATCGCATCGCGGATGAAGAAGATCGGCAGGTTGTTGCCGACCATGTCGAAATTGCCCTCCTGCGTATAGAACTTGACGGCGAAGCCGCGTGGATCGCGCGTCGTCTCGGCCCCGGAGCGGCCCGGGATGACGGTCGAGAAGCGCACGAACACGGGCGTGACGGTGTCACGGGCAAAGAGCTTGGCCTTGCTCAGGTCGGACAGGTCGTCCGTTGCCGTGAACGTGCCATGGGCGCCGGTGCCGGTCGCGTGCACGACGCGCTCGGGAATGCGCTCGCGGTCGAAGCGCTGCAGCTTCTGCACCAGGTGCACGTCCTGCAGCAGGGTAGGGCCGTTCGGGCCCGCGGTCTGGCTGTTCTGGTTGTCGCCGACGGGCGCGCCGTTGTCCTTCGTCAGCGTCTGCGCATGGGCGCCGGTGGCGAATGCCGCGAGACCCGACAGTACGACCAGGCTGCACAGTACGGCACGGCCTGGACGGGAAGCAAGAAGGTTGCTCATATACATTACCTATCGATTTCAATGTTTAGGAAATGCTTATGCTATCGATGCCGCTGTCATTATAGAAATTTATTGTAACTATCGTATTCATAGAAATTGCCTAAACGGCAGCCGCGGCGGCCGGGCAGTAGAATCATTGAAAACCACTGCAAAGGAGACAACGGATGACCACCCCCACCTGGCACGAGCGCGCCCGCGACCTGCAGATCGACGGCCGTGCCTTCATCGACGGCGAACGCACCTGGGCCCGCGGCGAGCGGCAATTCGACAACCATTCCCCGATCGACGGCCGCCTGCTGGGCGCGGTTGCGCGCTGCGATGCCGCCGACGTGGACGTGGCCGTGGCGGCGGCCCGCGCCGGATTCGATGACGGCCGCTGGGCCAATTTCGCGCCCGCCAAACGCAAGCGCATCCTGCTCAAGTTCGCCGATCTGATGCAGCAGCATGCGGCCGAGCTGGCGCTGCTGGAAACCCTGGACATGGGCAAGCCGATCAAGTACAGCCAGGTCGTCGACGTGGCCGGCGCCGCCAACTGCATCCGCTGGTATGGCGAGGCGATCGACAAGGTGTATGGCGAGATCGCACCCGCGCCGGCGAACAGCCTGGCCCTGATCACACGCGAGCCGGTCGGCGTCGTGGGCGCTATCGTGCCGTGGAATTACCCGATGCTGATGGCTTCGTGGAAGATCGCGCCCGCGCTAGCGGCCGGCAACAGCGTCGTGCTGAAGCCTTCGGAAAAATCACCGCTGACGGCGCTGCGCCTGGCCGACCTCGCGCTGCAGGCCGGCATTCCGGCCGGCGTCTTCAACGTGCTGCCGGGCTACGGCAACGAGGCCGGCAGCACGCTGGCGCTGCACATGGATGTCGACTGCATCGCCTTCACGGGCTCGACCCGCGTCGGCAAGCAGATCATGCAGATGGCGGGGCAGTCCAACCTGAAGCGCGCGTGGACGGAGCTGGGCGGCAAGTCGGCCAACATCGTTTGCGCCGACTGCCCGGACCTGGACGCGGCGGTGGCCGCCTCGGTCGGTTCGATCTTCTTCAACCAGGGCGAAAGCTGCAACGCGCCATCGCGCCTGTTCGTCGAGGAGTCGATCCGGGAAAAGTTCATCGAGAAGGCACTGGCGCTGGTGCCGGGCTTCGCGCCAGGCGACCCGCTCGACGAGCGCACGGTGATGGGCGCCATCGTCGACGACATCCAGCTGAACACCGTGATGGGCTATATCGAACAGGGCAAGGCGGCGGGCGCGAAACTGGTCGCCGGCGGCGAGCGCGTGCGGCTCGACACAGGCGGCTATTACGTGGCGCCGACAATCTTCGACCAGGTCAGCCCGGACATGACGATCGCCCGCGAGGAGATCTTCGGCCCCGTGCTGTCGGTACTGGGCTTCACGGACGTGCGCGACGCCGTGCGCCAGGCCAACGCGTCGCCCTACGGGCTGCACGCGGCCGTGTGGACCTCCGACCTGTCGAAGGCGATCCAGACCTCGCGCGCGCTGCGGGCCGGTACCGTGCACGTCAACCAGTACGACAACGACGACATCACGGTGCCATTCGGCGGCTATAAACAATCCGGCAATGGCCGCGACAAATCGCTGCACGCCTTCGATAAATATACGGAACTCAAAACCACCTGGATCCAGGTCGGCAATTGACCCCCGGCGGCGCGACAGTGCCGCCTTTTTTTTCTTGACAATAAAATAATTGTGGGCGACGCTGTCGGGCTGGCGTAATCGGCACGTGTCAACATGCGCCTATAGATTACCGGAATAAACAAATAGAGCTGTCAGTCAATTCGCGCATTATTTTTGGCAGGAGAACAAATGGCATTTGAATACGCTGAGCTGGACCAGAACGAACTCGATCAATTCAAGCCGCGGCTGCGTGGGCCGGTGCTGGCACTGAGCGACGATTGCGCGCGCGACCGCGCGCGCGACGCCGTGCTGCTGGACCTGGGCGGCAAGCCCGACCTGGCGCCGGAACGCGACGAACCGCCGGGACATTACAACCTGATCCTGGGCCAGGACGTGATCGCTGCCGCCGGTTATTTCAACGTCGAGGAGGAAGACGGCGGATTCGTCGCCGTATTCGATCTGTCACTCAGCGTGCCGGAAGCGGCGCGCTCCCGGGTGGATGAGATCAAGGAGCTGCTGCCGCAGGCATTGAGTACGCTGCGCGGAGGCCGGATGGGACGCGCCAGCAAAGTGCGCGTCATTTATTCGCAGATTACCTATTTCTGAGGACATTTCCATGGACCTGAAGGGGGCGGTGGATTTTGTAAAAGGATGGCGTGCGGCCGAGAAAATCCCCGGTGACGACCGCCTGACCAACGAGCAACTGGCCAAGTTCGCGCAGGACCTGCAAAAGAAGGTGGACGAATTCTCCGTCAAGCCGGAGCGGGTGGCCTGGGGGCAATATGGCGCCGCGACACCGAAGCAATGGGATGCCGACGCCCGCCCCATTCCGTACAGCGGCAAGGCAGGTGACGAGCCCGGCTGGAAAATGGCCAAGGCGATGAGCGAGAACGGTGACGGCAAGGTGTTCTATATCAGCGATACGCCGGCCGGCCAGCTGCTCAACGCCGGCCGGTTCCGCGACGCGGTGGCGGCGGCGGCGGGCGGAAAAGACGAAAAAGCCGGCAAGGAACTGGCCAGCACGCTGATCGACGGGCCCCAGAAGAGCGATGGCACGCGCTCGCGTTATGCCATCGACAATATCCCGGCGATTAACGACCAGGTGTCCGACAAGCTGATGCGCCAGACGGCGCGCGGCGATGTCCGCACGATCACGCCGGCGGCGGAGACGGACAAGGTGTTCGTCTCGACCGAGTTGCCGGCCTTGCTGCAGACCCCGCGGGTCACGGCCATCAATGGCATTCCGAAGGAGGAACTGAACCGCACGCTGAAGGAAACCGGCTCCATCGAGGCGGTCAACAGCAAGGTGGCAAAGGCGTCCGCGGAGCTGCTCGACGGTACTCGCTATACGCTGACGGCGGACAAGACGATGATTGCCGCGGTGGACGGCAACAAGCTGATGGCCGGCAGCGGCGTGAAGCTGCCGGAAGTGCCGGCCGATGCGCCCGATGTCAGGGTCCTGGCGGTCAAGATTCACTCCCGCTCCGAGGTCAAGGACCTGGCGGCCGCGCAGGCGGCCGCGCCGCAGGCCGCACCCGCCGAGGCGCCGGAGCGCAAGGGAGCGGCTGCCGCCCCGCGCGAGGTGCCGCGCACGGCCGAAGCGGCCGCGGAGCCGCCAGCAAGGACGGCCGCGCGCGACGCACGTCCAGCCGAACCCGTGCCGGGTACGCGGCCGGCACCGGAGCAGCCGGGCCAGCCGGCGCCGGCCCCCGCCGGTCGCGCCCAGGCGTTCGCCCAGGAAGCGCCCGGTGAAGCCGTGCGACGCCATCCCGAACTGGCCGGCACCTATGCGGCCGTGGCCGCCGTGGAGAAGCGCACGCAGGCCGACGGCCTGACGCCTGAGCAGCGCGCCATCGTCATGGAACGGGTGCGCGCCAATGCGCAGAACAGCATCGCCCAGGGCCACGTGCCGGAAGTCAAGGTGCGCGAGCAGGTCGAAGTCAGGGCGGAGCGCAAGGAAGAGCGGCAGCTGTCGCGCTGACGGCGCGCAGCCGCCGCGCTCAGAACCGGTAGTTCACCTTCACCGCCGCCGTGCGGCCGCGCGGGTCGGCCTGGGTGAAGTCGAAGAAGGTCGTCGACGAGTCCCACGACGGCCGCTTGTCCGTCAGGTTCTGCACGATGAAGCTGACGGTGGCGGCGGGCGTCGCCTTCCACGCGACCGTCGCATCCAGCGTGCCCACCGGCTTGACGCGCTCGCCCGGCCTGGTGGTCTGGTCATAGCCGTCCACGTAGTTCCAGATCAGCGTATTGGTGAACGCGCCCACGTCCCAGGTGGCGCCGGTCACGCCGCGCCATTTCGGGATCGAACCGAACCAGTTGTTGCCGGCACCGTCCGTCAGCGGCTCGCCCACGGCCAGCGGCGCTTCGAACTTCAGCACGCGGCTCAGCTGCCCGTTGAAGGTCAGCTTGCCCCAGGCGGCCAGCGGCAGCGTGTGGCGCAGGTCCAGGTCGAGGCCGGAAACGACGCGGTCGCCCTGGTTGGCGTACTGGCGGTACAGCGTCAGGATGCGTCCCTGTGCGTCGCGCACCACCTTGTGCGGCGCCGACGCCTCGTTGGCGATGATGTTGTCGGCCGATTCCGTGTCGATCACGCCCTTGGTGCGGATGTGGTAGTAGTCCACGCCCACGCTGGTGCGGCTGCTCGGGGCCAGCACGATGCCGAAATTCAGGTTGGTCGAGCGCTCCGGCTTCAGGTCCGGGTTGGCGATCGTCAGGTTGGTCACGCCGCGCGCCTGCGTCGGCGCGATCGGATCGCGCGGGTCGATCACGTTGCCGTAGCTGACCGACGTGGAGTTGGTGATCTCCGGCAGCGACGGCGCGCGGAAGCCGCGCGAGGCGGTGCCGCGCAGCAGCAGCCACTGGGCCGCCTGCCAGCGCACGCTGGCCTTGGGCGAGAAGGCGCTGCCGAAATCGTCGTAGTGGTCGGCGCGGCCGGCCAGGTTGAGCGACAGGTCTTTCACGACCGGCACATTGAACTCGGCGAACAGCGCGGCCACCTTGCGCGTGCCGTTGATGATGTTGATGGCCGGGCGCAGCTCGGTCCCGGACAGCACCGCCGTCGAGGTCTGCGAGTCCATCTCTTCGCGGCGCCACTGCGCGCCGGCGGCAAAGCCCAAGGGGCCGGCCGGCAGTTGCAGCAGGTCGCGCGTGGCGGAGAAGTCCACGGTCGTCAGCTTGGCCTGGGCCGGGCGCAAGGTGGACAGGCGCAAGCGGTTGCGCACCGCCTCGCTGTTGCCGGCCTGGTCGACGAAGTTGTAGCTGCCGTCGGCCAGCACCTTCTCGAATTCGTAGCGGTTGACGAAGTTCTGCACCGTCTCTTCCAGCTTGCTGCCGGACTGGCCGATGGAGGCGTCGTAGTCCCAGCCAGCGACGCTGCCCTTGGCGCCGGCCAGCACGCGGAAGAAGTCCACCTTGTCCTGCTTCATGCGCGCACCCAGGTCGAACAGCGTGGCGTTGATCGGCAAGGGCGTCGTGCCCGGGTTGTTCGGGTGACCGACGGGCAGCACGACCGGAATGTTGTCCAGCTGCTGTTTCGCATTGTTCCAGGCACGCAGGCCGCTGCCGACCGTCAGCGGAGCGCCGAAGGTCTGGTCGGCGCGCGAGTGGCCGTACAGCAGGTCGGCATAGGCCTCGTGATGGTCGTTCAGCTTGACGGTGCCGCGCAGGGCAGCGTGCACCCGCTTGATGCCGGGGATCAGCGTGCGGTATTCGGCCGGGTTAAAGGCCAGCACCTGGCCGCTCTTCCCCGGCGTGATGGCGCCGTACGGTTGCAGCTGCAGCGGGCCCTGCACGCCGCCCAGCAGCTGGGTCGGATTGCCGTTGATGTAGTTGGTCGGCGTCCAGGCCAGTGTGCCGCTCGGATTGCCGCGGAAGTCGCTGCCGCGCATCCAGGCCACGTCGGTCTGGTTCAAGGTGTCGCGCTGCTGCGCGTCGACGGAGAACACGACGCTGTAGCCATCGCCGTCGAGCGTGCCGAAGCCGGTCTGCAGCGCCGCGCTCTTCTCGCGCTGGCCGGTGCCCTCGGTCGAGCCGCCGTACTGGCCCGTCACGTCCACGCCGGAGAACTCCTTGTACAGGATGATGTTGACGACCCCGGCGACGGCATCGGAACCGTACACGGACGACGCGCCATCCTTCAGCACCTCGATGCGCTGCACGGCGGCCATCGGCAGGCTGTTCAGGTCGACGAACACCTCCTGCAGGTCCTGCGCCGTCGCGTAGGGGCTGACGCGTTTGCCGTTGACGAGGATCAGGGTGTTCTTCTGGCCGATGCCGCGCAGCGACAGGCCGGCGGTGCCGGCCGAGAAGCTGCCCGTGTACTGCTCGTTGTAGCTGTTGCCGCTGTTGGCCGCGATCGAGCGGATCACGTCGGCGATGCTGGCCTTGCCGCTGGCGGCGATCTCCTTCGCGCCGATCACCTGGACGGCGCTGGCGCCTTCCTTCTGCGTGGTGCGGATGTTCGAGCCGGTGATGACGACCTTGTCGATGGGGGCGGTCTCTTGGGCGGCGGCCAGCAGCGGCAGGGCGGCGGCAATGGCGAGTACGAGCTGGCGATGGAGCGGTTGTTGCATGGTTTCCTCTTGCTGGGATGATGCCGTTCGCAAGGCGAACGGGCGAGCGCGGGCCTTGCCGGCCTTGTGGGCCGGTGCGGTCGTGCTGCGGTTACGGGTAACGGGGGCTTACAGCGCGCGCGGGCGGCACATGCACTGCGCCATGCACGACATGTACAGGGTGTGGCGGTCAGCGATGTGGGTCGGGTGCGGCATGGTCGGTATGGATCGGGTGAAGCGGATGTTCACACTATACCGATGAGCAAGGGCGGGACGAACGAATAAAAAATGTGAAGCTTATGCAAAAACGCAAGGGTCTGTCCCCGCAAGGGACTGACCCTGAAGTTTCTCGTCAGCGTAAACGCAACGCATGCAAACTTCGGGGTCAGTCCCCATGCAGGGACAAACCCCAGCGGCTCATCAGAAGCAGTGCTCCAGCGCCGGGAAGCTGCCGTCCTTGACGGCCGCCACGTAGGCGCCGAACGCGGCCTCGATA
Coding sequences:
- a CDS encoding sodium:solute symporter family protein; this translates as MNTTLIIFVVLYLLGTLALGMWAGRRIKNTADFAVAGRSLPLIMVITTTFATWFGAETVMGVPAKFVQGGLNAVIEDPFGAGTCLILVGLFFAAKLYKLNLLTIGDYYRQRYGKGIEVFCSVTIILSYLGWVAAQITALGLVFSVLTGGAMAPATGMVIGTLAVLIYVVVGGFLAVAITDFIQMIVLVVGMTIIAFFAADLAGGADKVLAMAQQADLWRVLPEPTFTDIIFFFAAAITMMFDSIPQQDVFQRVMSAKDAPTARSGAVIGGASYILFGFVPMFIVAAAVVVMGDQAMDIAKNDYQRLLPTFVMTKMPLVMQILFFGALLSAIKSTSSATLLAPATSFVENILKNLRPGMSDRQQLLAMRITIVVFAALVLGYAIAMQGTSIYELVSSAYQVTLVGAFVPLVMGLYWKRATTQGAILSIGAGIVVWVLFFPQISSLGEHFPGQLAGLLAAFAGMFVGSLAPQVLKNRHDAAAHLQANA
- a CDS encoding Gfo/Idh/MocA family oxidoreductase, producing the protein MIDLDRRGVILAGGGVLAAATLGPAAWAAPQRKLGYAIVGLGAYGLGVIIPQFKHCRDSRLVALVSGDAAKARRVAAEYGVPERNLYNYQNYDSIRDNPDIDIVYVCLPVSMHAEYTIRAAQAGKHVLCEKPMALSSAECEAMIAACAQAGRKLMIGYRCHFEPTNLEAIRRARAGEIGKLRYFRSEHGFVQRDTNGWRLKKAMSGGGSLMDMGIYALQAARYMTGEEPIAVHATERTDRNDPRFREVEDMIAFDLEFPSGVLASCMSMYSANQNHILLMGDKGRIELEPGTAYAGNHLWVGAGREREIAPAPGPAATQWAGQLDHLAQCVLTNRAPIVPGEEGLRDLRIIEAIYQSAREGRRLALRA
- a CDS encoding catalase, with product MSNLLASRPGRAVLCSLVVLSGLAAFATGAHAQTLTKDNGAPVGDNQNSQTAGPNGPTLLQDVHLVQKLQRFDRERIPERVVHATGTGAHGTFTATDDLSDLSKAKLFARDTVTPVFVRFSTVIPGRSGAETTRDPRGFAVKFYTQEGNFDMVGNNLPIFFIRDAMKFPDMIHALKPDPVTNVQEPERVFDFFSHIPEATHMLTRVYSNLGTPASYREMNGSSVHALKLVNAKGEYVYGKFTWKSRQGERNLRPQDIPVVQGKSTSHATVDLYDAIKAGKFPVWDLTVQIIRPQDLDKFAFDPLDATKVWTGVPERKVGTLVLNKVPDNFFESTEQVAMAPGNLVPGIEASEDRMLQGRLFSYIDTQHHRLGANFQSLPINRPLVPVVNNHIDGAANISGRKGSVNYEPSRLAQVKEDPAARASNLPLAGTTQQQRIAKTLNFQQAGEFYRSLPAQERDDLIVNLSGDLKRVKNQDSLYTMLSYFWKADADYGKRLVKAVGADAGKVATLAAGLKE
- a CDS encoding aldehyde dehydrogenase, encoding MTTPTWHERARDLQIDGRAFIDGERTWARGERQFDNHSPIDGRLLGAVARCDAADVDVAVAAARAGFDDGRWANFAPAKRKRILLKFADLMQQHAAELALLETLDMGKPIKYSQVVDVAGAANCIRWYGEAIDKVYGEIAPAPANSLALITREPVGVVGAIVPWNYPMLMASWKIAPALAAGNSVVLKPSEKSPLTALRLADLALQAGIPAGVFNVLPGYGNEAGSTLALHMDVDCIAFTGSTRVGKQIMQMAGQSNLKRAWTELGGKSANIVCADCPDLDAAVAASVGSIFFNQGESCNAPSRLFVEESIREKFIEKALALVPGFAPGDPLDERTVMGAIVDDIQLNTVMGYIEQGKAAGAKLVAGGERVRLDTGGYYVAPTIFDQVSPDMTIAREEIFGPVLSVLGFTDVRDAVRQANASPYGLHAAVWTSDLSKAIQTSRALRAGTVHVNQYDNDDITVPFGGYKQSGNGRDKSLHAFDKYTELKTTWIQVGN
- a CDS encoding TonB-dependent receptor codes for the protein MQQPLHRQLVLAIAAALPLLAAAQETAPIDKVVITGSNIRTTQKEGASAVQVIGAKEIAASGKASIADVIRSIAANSGNSYNEQYTGSFSAGTAGLSLRGIGQKNTLILVNGKRVSPYATAQDLQEVFVDLNSLPMAAVQRIEVLKDGASSVYGSDAVAGVVNIILYKEFSGVDVTGQYGGSTEGTGQREKSAALQTGFGTLDGDGYSVVFSVDAQQRDTLNQTDVAWMRGSDFRGNPSGTLAWTPTNYINGNPTQLLGGVQGPLQLQPYGAITPGKSGQVLAFNPAEYRTLIPGIKRVHAALRGTVKLNDHHEAYADLLYGHSRADQTFGAPLTVGSGLRAWNNAKQQLDNIPVVLPVGHPNNPGTTPLPINATLFDLGARMKQDKVDFFRVLAGAKGSVAGWDYDASIGQSGSKLEETVQNFVNRYEFEKVLADGSYNFVDQAGNSEAVRNRLRLSTLRPAQAKLTTVDFSATRDLLQLPAGPLGFAAGAQWRREEMDSQTSTAVLSGTELRPAINIINGTRKVAALFAEFNVPVVKDLSLNLAGRADHYDDFGSAFSPKASVRWQAAQWLLLRGTASRGFRAPSLPEITNSTSVSYGNVIDPRDPIAPTQARGVTNLTIANPDLKPERSTNLNFGIVLAPSSRTSVGVDYYHIRTKGVIDTESADNIIANEASAPHKVVRDAQGRILTLYRQYANQGDRVVSGLDLDLRHTLPLAAWGKLTFNGQLSRVLKFEAPLAVGEPLTDGAGNNWFGSIPKWRGVTGATWDVGAFTNTLIWNYVDGYDQTTRPGERVKPVGTLDATVAWKATPAATVSFIVQNLTDKRPSWDSSTTFFDFTQADPRGRTAAVKVNYRF